A region of Desulfovibrio sp. DNA encodes the following proteins:
- a CDS encoding HPr family phosphocarrier protein produces the protein MEETIEETSRGLEMRLCLNLRNGLHARPAARLAQEAQRYSSAIQLISETGEVDAKSMLDVLSLAPPFNAELTLLAQGHDAREALCGLARLLSTMQD, from the coding sequence ATGGAAGAAACCATTGAAGAAACGTCACGCGGGCTGGAAATGCGGCTTTGCCTCAATCTGCGCAATGGCCTCCACGCCAGGCCCGCGGCACGACTGGCCCAGGAAGCCCAGCGCTATTCGTCGGCCATTCAGCTTATCAGCGAGACCGGCGAGGTTGACGCCAAAAGCATGCTTGACGTTCTTTCACTTGCCCCACCCTTCAACGCGGAACTGACGCTTCTGGCTCAGGGGCATGACGCCCGCGAGGCCCTTTGCGGCCTGGCCCGCCTTCTCAGCACCATGCAGGATTGA